The sequence ATGCTTTGTCGGCTATGTAATAGTCCTGATTCGGTCTTATTCCCTTGAATTCACCGAGGATTGGAATTTCGCGTTCCTTTATCTGCCTTTCGATTATTTTTGACAGTGTGCCGACATAATCGCTTCCCGGTTTGAAGAGCTCTTCCAGCCTGTACTCTTTGCCTGTGCTTATATCAAAGGTTAGTGATTTAATTATAGTCAATCCGTGGGCGGCAGGGTATGCAATGGTATAATTTCCAATCGAAAGGCTAAGCACCCCTTTTTCATTGGTCTTTATTTCATACCAGCCCTGGACGGTCATTTGAGGGGATTTATACCCTTGCTCCAGCAGTTTGCCCGTTTGCTCGTAAATAAGTTCATTTACAGTTTTTATTATCCTGGAGTTTATTATATTCTGAATGTTAAGGGTCTTAAAACCTGTGGCGAAGGGATAATCAATAATCAGGTCCTGAAACGGAGATACAATTCTTCTTGTGAATATGTAAACGGGATTTTGAATATTGTTCATTTTTTACTCACTTCTTTTAAATTTTACTGATATAATAATATTCGTGAGTGTTAAATTTGTTACTTGTTGAAGTGTAAATAACAGTATGTTAATTAATATAAAAATTAACTACGGCAGAAGATGTTTCATTGTATGAAGCAAGAGCCGATATTAATCGATAATATACACAAAAAAAGCAGATGTATACGAAGTAATCTACTGAAGGGAGAATGATCTGGTGGAAGTCCGGAAAATTAATACCCATAACAGGGAGAAAAAACTGGATGATATAGTCTATGACGACTTTATTTCTACCCTTAGACAGATAAAGGAAGGAAATCATCAGCTCAGAGAAGAGTTTATATCGGAATATAAACCCTTCATTTTGAAAGTTACCTCAAATGCCACGGGAAAATATATCGACACCCGCAACAGTGATGAGTTTAGCATTGCATTGTCCGCGTTTAATGAAGCAATTGATAAATTTGACATCGAGAAAGGTTATAATTTCTTTCTCTTTTCTGAGCAGGTAATAAGAAGGCGCCTGATTGATTATTCAAGAAGCAACAAAGATGATAAGGAATATCCTTTTTCATTTTTTGATGACGAATATTTTTATAACAATGAAAAACTTTTATCCAAGTCGTATATTGGATTTGAAGATATTGAGGCAAGGGAAGATATTGAAGAATTAAAGAAGAAGCTTCAGGAATTTGGCATAACATTTCTCGATTTGGTGTTAAATGTTCCGAAGCACAGGGATTCAAGGCAGCTTTGTATAAGGTTGGCCAAGATGCTGGCTGAGGATGAGCAAATGTACAATGCATTAATGAAGAATAAAAACATACCCAGAAATGAATTAAAAAAGAAAGCCAAGGTTCACGGGAGGACCATAGGCAATAATAGAAAATATATTATAGCGCTTTGTTTAATTTTCAGAAGTAACCTGAATCTTTCAAAGAGATATTTGGAGTATTATACTATGGACGGGGAAAGTGACCTTATATGAACAGATTGGGAATAATATATGAAATTCAGGGCATGAAAGCTGTAGTTCTGACAAGCGAAGGCGAATTTTTGATTATTCGCAGGCGCAAAGATATGAAGGTTGGACAGCAGGTGAGTTTTGAAAATGAGGATATATATAATGTCAGGGGAAAGAGATTTTTATATGTTGCTGCCGCCGTTTCAAGTGTTGCGGCAGTGCTGGTTGTAATGTTTCTGTATTTTCAGTCTGCATTTTTGAGTAATACCGATAATATTTACGGATATATATGCGTTGATATAAATCCCAGCGTTGAGCTGGTAATTGATGAAACTTGCAGGGTTTTGGAAGTTAGACCTCAAAATAAAGACGGAGAGCAATTGATTTCGGGATTGGAACTTTTGGACAAAAATGTTGAAGATGTTGTTTACGAGCTTATTAACAGGTCCATAAGTTTTGGTTTTGTCAAAGCTGATGATAACAGAAAAATTGTTCTTATCAGCGGTGCTCTTAATGATAAACGGAACGAACTCAAAACGAAAAAAGAAAACGATGAGGCTGAATTGACGGAATTGCTTGACAATATCAAAGCCAGGGTAGATAGAATAGATAATATTAAAGTGCGCACCATAACGGCAACTTCCAGGGAAAGAAAAGATGCATTGAAATACGGGCTTTCCATGGGAAAATACTGCCTATACCTTGAAGCGCAGGAGTTGAACGGCAGCATTACCATTGACGAAGTGCATGATATGAGTATTTCAGATATGATAGAGAAATTGGAACAGATGAAGCTGGCATTAAAAGATGAGGCAAGTCCAAAACTGCAAACCACGCCGACGCTTGGAGGGGAAACTGCACAAATATCGCCGGAATCCATGCAACATTCCACAGTGCCCGGGTTGCCGGAAACTCCATCATCTTCAGAGAAGACAATCGCACCGACACTCCATGGAACTCCAGGTGTGCCTGATGAGAAAACATTACAGCCTTCAACGCCGACAGAAAGCTCAGAATATGTGCAAGACGGTACAAAAGGGCTTAAAATACAATATTACAGCAGAAAGCCCCATGATTCCGCAGGGATCGACTTCAGCTTCAGAATGTTTAACACGGGAAATGAAGCAATTGACCTTAAAGATGTTAAAGTAAGGTATTATTTCAAAGAAGATGTTTCGATTGATGAAATGAACTGGGCGGTATACTTTTACAGTTTGGGTAGTGAAAAGGATGTTCAGTGCAGGTTTTATGAGCTTCCCGGAAAGAAAGAGGCAAACAAATATCTTGAAATTACATTCAAATCGGGGACGCTTTCTCCGAACGATGTAATGTATATCACAGGTGAGTTTTATAAGAATGATTGGACAAAATTCGAGCAAAGGGACGATTATTCCTACAATCCTGCGGATTCCTATTCGGATTGGAAAAGGATGACTGCATACATTTCGAACAAACTGGTATGGGGAATTGAGCCCAATTGATAAGAAAAACTGCCATTTGGAGAATATATTACAAAATATATTTAATAAGGTTATATTCAGATGCAGTATTGTGCTATAATATGAAAGGATTAATAGTCAAAATAAGCAAAGGAGAGATATGGTACATATGAGTCTTTATAACGAATGGCAAAAGCTTTGTGAAAAACAGAGGACGGAAGAGGAGAACAACGAATTTTGGAATACTTACCTTGAGAAAGAGATGAAAGTATATGAGTTTATTTTGGAGCACCACGATGAGGTTGTGGAAGGAAAACTTGCAGAGCTTGCGGAAAAATTTGACATGGAACCTGTGGTTTTCGCAGGATTCATGGACGGCATAAACACAAGTTTAAAAAATCCCGTGAAACTTGAGGAGCTTGGTGATGATTCAAACATCAGGCTTGAAGTTGATTTTGAAAAGCTGTATTACAATATGCTGGATGCAAAGGCGTACTGGCTTTATAATCTTCCCCAGTGGGACAACATATTGAGTCAGGAAAGAAGAAACGAAATATTGAAGGATTATAACAGGGCACACATTGCGGTAAGCAGGAAAATTGGAAGAAATGACCCGTGTATTTGCGGCAGCGGCAAAAAATACAAAAAATGTTGCGGAGCATAAAATAAAAAAAAAGCCGCTAACCGTATACCATTGAATTTTATACCGGTAAATTGTAAAGGCCGCGGCGGCAAGTCCGGAAGAATATAACAATGATAGTAATGAGCAGAAAGAAGAAATATTTTGTCTTGCAGAAATAGGCTTCATTTTAGGCCGATAACTGATACTCAAGGCTTTTATTTACCCTTACGCCGATCATGGTGGCAATAAATACTTTTATAATGTCTCCGGGTACGAAAGCCAACGTTGATACAACATGAGGCCAGGAAAACAGACTTCCGGTTATTTCAAAGCAGAGCCACGGAATACCTATTGCATATACTGCCAGCATGCCACCGACGATGCATGCAGCCCCTACTTTTAAGGTGCCTTTTCCGTCTCCTTTGATCAGAGAAATTACTATGGCACCTATCAAAAAACCGATAATAAATCCGCCGGTGGGACCTGTCAAATATGCTATTCCCGCTCCGCCTTTTTGAAATACCGGAAGGCCTGCGGCGCCCAGGGCAATGTAGGTTGTCATGCTTAGGCCTGCCTGCTTTGGGGTAAGAATTACGCCTGCCAGCATCACGCCCAAGGTTTGTCCTGTAATTGGAGCGGGAAGAACAGGAAGTGTGATGCTTATCCAGCCAAGCACGGTCATCAATCCTGTGAAAACAGCGGCATACATCATGTCTTTAAGATACTTGTTTCGCATTGCAATATTCCTCCAATTAGATTCAACATATCTTGTATGTCAATAAAGATATTATTATATTATTAAATAATTGTCAACATATTTTTAAGTCAAGGTTGACAATTAAATCAAAATTAATTTTCAGAGTATTTTTGATGTTAAATAAGTGTGTAGTAAAAGTATATGTTATATTAAAAAGAGGCTTTACAAAGCCTCTTTTTTAATATGCATTAGTTTTCGAAACCGTATTTGAAAGCATCTTTGGTTATAATTATATCCGATACATTGAGTTCATTGATGTATGAAGTAATCTTGTCGTCATACAGATTTAAATCCAGTAATTTTCCGGTGTCATAATCATATACTTCTCTTAAATCATTGAAATATATGAAGTCCTTTGTTAC comes from Acetivibrio thermocellus ATCC 27405 and encodes:
- a CDS encoding DUF3298 and DUF4163 domain-containing protein; its protein translation is MNNIQNPVYIFTRRIVSPFQDLIIDYPFATGFKTLNIQNIINSRIIKTVNELIYEQTGKLLEQGYKSPQMTVQGWYEIKTNEKGVLSLSIGNYTIAYPAAHGLTIIKSLTFDISTGKEYRLEELFKPGSDYVGTLSKIIERQIKEREIPILGEFKGIRPNQDYYIADKALVIYFQLYEITPYAFGFPMFPISVYEIQDIIREGSPLAAML
- the sigI gene encoding RNA polymerase sigma-I factor, which gives rise to MEVRKINTHNREKKLDDIVYDDFISTLRQIKEGNHQLREEFISEYKPFILKVTSNATGKYIDTRNSDEFSIALSAFNEAIDKFDIEKGYNFFLFSEQVIRRRLIDYSRSNKDDKEYPFSFFDDEYFYNNEKLLSKSYIGFEDIEAREDIEELKKKLQEFGITFLDLVLNVPKHRDSRQLCIRLAKMLAEDEQMYNALMKNKNIPRNELKKKAKVHGRTIGNNRKYIIALCLIFRSNLNLSKRYLEYYTMDGESDLI
- the rsgI1 gene encoding anti-sigma-I factor RsgI1, coding for MNRLGIIYEIQGMKAVVLTSEGEFLIIRRRKDMKVGQQVSFENEDIYNVRGKRFLYVAAAVSSVAAVLVVMFLYFQSAFLSNTDNIYGYICVDINPSVELVIDETCRVLEVRPQNKDGEQLISGLELLDKNVEDVVYELINRSISFGFVKADDNRKIVLISGALNDKRNELKTKKENDEAELTELLDNIKARVDRIDNIKVRTITATSRERKDALKYGLSMGKYCLYLEAQELNGSITIDEVHDMSISDMIEKLEQMKLALKDEASPKLQTTPTLGGETAQISPESMQHSTVPGLPETPSSSEKTIAPTLHGTPGVPDEKTLQPSTPTESSEYVQDGTKGLKIQYYSRKPHDSAGIDFSFRMFNTGNEAIDLKDVKVRYYFKEDVSIDEMNWAVYFYSLGSEKDVQCRFYELPGKKEANKYLEITFKSGTLSPNDVMYITGEFYKNDWTKFEQRDDYSYNPADSYSDWKRMTAYISNKLVWGIEPN
- a CDS encoding SEC-C metal-binding domain-containing protein, translating into MVHMSLYNEWQKLCEKQRTEEENNEFWNTYLEKEMKVYEFILEHHDEVVEGKLAELAEKFDMEPVVFAGFMDGINTSLKNPVKLEELGDDSNIRLEVDFEKLYYNMLDAKAYWLYNLPQWDNILSQERRNEILKDYNRAHIAVSRKIGRNDPCICGSGKKYKKCCGA
- a CDS encoding biotin transporter BioY, translated to MRNKYLKDMMYAAVFTGLMTVLGWISITLPVLPAPITGQTLGVMLAGVILTPKQAGLSMTTYIALGAAGLPVFQKGGAGIAYLTGPTGGFIIGFLIGAIVISLIKGDGKGTLKVGAACIVGGMLAVYAIGIPWLCFEITGSLFSWPHVVSTLAFVPGDIIKVFIATMIGVRVNKSLEYQLSA